The sequence GGAGTGTCTGTGGAGGGGCAGGAGTTGGCCCAGGATCCAACGATCCTGGTGGATCCTCTCCAAGTCAGGATATTTGAGGATTCTCTGATTTATTGAGTGCTGTGTTCTCAGCGGTGCAGTTATGCTTCTCTCAGTCCTTGCCCTTTAAGTTTTGATCACTTCAGCTTTCAGTTTTGTGGTAAAACCTGAGTGAGGCGAATGATCAGGAGAGGCAAGAAGGGATcaaggaatggtttgggctgggaagGACTTCAAAGCTCATCCCGTTCCTCCCCTTGCCATGAGACAcctcccaccaccccaggctgctcccagccccatccaacctggccttggacacttccagggatcccggggcagccacagcttgaCTGGGCACCCATTCCAGAGGATCAGGAATGCTCCACTTGCTTCAGACATCACCCGGTTTGTGCCAACAGCCCCAAGAGATCTTTGTGTCCCAAATGTTCTGCTGTGCCGCTGGGACACATCCAGGACCTTGGCCAAAGGAACAGATGGTGCTGGAACGAGGACAAACCCTGGGCCAGGTGACAAACCCTGGGCAAAGTGACAAACCCTGGGCAAGGTGACAAACCCTGGGCCAGGTGACAAACCCTGGGCAAAGTGACAAACCCTGGGCAAGGTGACAAACCCTGGGCCAGGTGACAAACCCTGGGCAAGGTGACAAACCCTGGGCNNNNNNNNNNNNNNNNNNNNNNNNNNNNNNNNNNNNNNNNNNNNNNNNNNNNNNNNNNNNTGACAAACCCTGGGCAAGGTGACAAATTAATGGCAAGGCCATGTAAGAACAACCCAAAGACCAAATGTTGTGTTTTGCTTGATGCTAAATTTTATTGCCTACAAAtcaagagaggaaaggaagagtgATCACAGTGACACCGAAGGTTTCCCAAACACCCAAGAGGAGAATTAACACCCCACTAAAATCTAATGCCTTATACAATAATGGGTGACAAATTCAGGTTGTACCCAAGGAAGCCAATAATTAAAGACAGTCAATAACTAAAGGACAGAAAGAAGCTGCAGCTAAAgctggagaagaagaagaagaagaagaaaattgctgCGAATTGGCTCCATCACGATGAGAACCAGAAGCAAACGAGCAGCTTTTCAGCTCCTCGTGTGGAGCCCTCAGAGCCACCCGGGGtgagctcagcagctcttctTGAGGCTGGCGCAGCACTGCTGGATGGGGATGCAGGGCGTGCAGTACTTCCTCACCGGGGTGCAGCAAACCACCACGGGCTTCTTCACCAcgcaggagcagcaggacagggacccgcaggggcagcagcagggccgGGGGACACAGCACACCGACTTCTGGCACACCTTGGTGCAGCACACCGACTGGCACGGGTCACAGCAGGACTGGCACGGGTCACAGCANNNNNNNNNNNNNNNNNNNNNNNNNNNNNNNNNNNNNNNNNNNNNNNNNNNNNNNNNNNNNNNNNNNNNNNNNNNNNNNNNNNNNNNNNNNNNNNNNNNNNNNNNNNNNNNNNNNNNNNNNNNNNNNNNNNNNNNNNNNNNNNNNNNNNNNNNNNNNNNNNNNNNNNNNNNNNNNNNNNNNNNNNNNNNNNNNNNNNNNNNNNNNNNNNNNNNNNNNNNNNNNNNNNNNNNNNNNNNNNNNNNNNNNNNNNNNNNNNNNNNNNNNNNNNNNNNNNNNNNNNNNNNNNNNNNNNNNNNNNNNNNNNNNNNNNNNNNNNNNNNNNNNNNNNNNNNNNNNNNNNNNNNNNNNNNNNNNNNNNNNNNNNNNNNNNNNNNNNNNNNNNNNNNNNNNNNNNNNNNNNNNNNNNNNNNNNNNNNNNNNNNNNNNNNNNNNNNNNNNNNNNNNNNNNNNNNNNNNNNNNNNNNNNNNNNNNNNNNNNNNNNNNNNNNNNNNNNNNNNNNNNNNNNNNNNNNNNNNNNNNNNNNNNNNNNNNNNNNNNNNNNNNNNNNNNNNNNNNNNNNNNNNNNNNNNNNNNNNNNNNNNNNNNNNNNNNNNNNNNNNNNNNNNNNNNNNNNNNNNNNNNNNNNNNNNNNNNNNNNNNNNNNNNNNNNNNNNNNNNNNNNNNNNNNNNNNNNNNNNNNNNNNNNNNNNNNGGGTCGCAGCAGCAGGATTGCTGGCACGGGGAGCAGCACACGGTcttgcaggggctgcagcacacGGTcttgcaggggctgcagcacacagtcttgcaggggctgcagcacacCGTcttgcaggggctgcagcacacCGTcttgcaggggctgcagcacacGGTCTTGCTCTTCACGACAGAGCAGCATCCCGTGGAACAGCATCCAGTGGAGCACATGGTGTTGGGAGAGGAGCGAAGGGTGGCCGGAGCGAGGACCTGGAACACAAAGGACTCTGAGATCCAACCCATCTTTCCACACTGCCCAGGcccacatccccatcccacCTCGTATTTCTTTGCCTTGAGTTGGAAACCCAAGATCCTCGTAGGAATCCAACCAACTGTTGGATCTGTTGCTCTGTCCCGGAGATGTTTGAACCCTCCTGGGAAGTGCCCGCACTGTGTTCATCCAGGACGTTCCCTCCCTGAATTTCCACCCTGAGCAGACAATTTCCCACTCTCTCCACCTTTCCCAAGAGCCAACAGATCAACAGTCTCACAAAAACCTGCATTTCAGAGAGAGCTGCAGACCATGGAACGCTGTAACCGTAGAACGCTAAGACCATGGAATTGTAAAACCTTGGAATCACAAACCCAGGGAATCACAAACCCCCGGAACCACAAATCCACAGAATCAAAGAGCACTTTGGGTCGGAAGACGCCTTTAAAGATCCATCCAGCCCAACGCTCTGCAGAGATCAGACACAAAGACACAACCTCAATTCACCCAAAGCCAAATGAGATTCCCTGGTAGGAAACACTCACCGTTCTTGCTGAGAGCTGAAggtgtgtgaggagcagaggcACCCGGAGACCTTTTATTGAGGTCGGGATTGTCCTGCCGGACATGAGGTACCCCCCAGCAATCCGTGATTTACGCACTAAGCCTGTACTTATTCACCCAATGGGCCTTCATGTGTTTAGTCTTTGCCT is a genomic window of Parus major isolate Abel chromosome 25LG2, Parus_major1.1, whole genome shotgun sequence containing:
- the LOC117245523 gene encoding keratin-associated protein 4-12-like, whose translation is MGWISESFVFQVLAPATLRSSPNTMCSTGCCSTGCCSVVKSKTVCCSPCKTVCCSPCKTVCCSPCKTVCCSPCKTVCCSPCKTVCCSPCQQSCCCDPCQSCCDPCQSVCCTKVCQKSVCCVPRPCCCPCGSLSCCSCVVKKPVVVCCTPVRKYCTPCIPIQQCCASLKKSC